Below is a window of Nicotiana tabacum cultivar K326 chromosome 19, ASM71507v2, whole genome shotgun sequence DNA.
GGACAAGATTTTACCCTACCATCGTTCACCAAAGCCACTATAATCTAGGAGTCACTACGCAAGCACTATCCCGaaaataagagataaaaataaaatgaatgacCGAAATATAATCTACCGCTAAAGATCACAAAACaggtaaagaaataaaataaaagaactaACGGgaactataatctacaactaaaggtCAGAAAAACAGGTGAAGCAATAAAACAAAGGAACTAAAGGAACTATAATATACAACTAAAGGATAGAAAaacagatgaagaaataaaacaaaggaactaaaggaactataatctacaactaaaggaTAGAAAAATAGGTGAAGTAATACAATACAAGAGCTAAAGGGGGCTATAATCTATAACTAAAGATCACAAAGAAAATGTGCAAAACTAGAACAGAACTACTAGGGAATATTTGAAATAAAGATTCACAATAAAGATGTAAACAAGTAGATAACAATATAGACAAGTAGGAAAAGCTATCACTAATGCAATTAATTTGATAATGTTAGGGCAAATACTAACTTAAGATTCAAGAATAAAATAGGCAGGCAAGGAGATACAATTACGCTAAAATATCAAACTATTAAAATATCAAGACAGGAGAGGAACAATAGAACCTGGATTGCTGCCCTTGAAGTTAACGGAAATCTGGCCGTGATGGATTGCGATGTCTGAGGGATTTACCGGCGAGAATTAACTGGAATCTTGAGAGAAAGGGAAGTTGGAAGAAACTGGAGAAGAGTAGGAGTGAGGAAAGAATCAGCAACTGAAATTCCAGACCTACTTCCGTTTAATTATTTGTTCAATGTTGAAAGTTTCAGtaggctttttcttttttgtcaCGCAAATGCTCTCTAAATTGGCTAGGTCGAATTGTCTATACGGAAAAGGAGAACAAGCGGCGGAGCAATCACCGGAAAAGCGAGAAATACGAATTCTGAACTTTTTGGAGAATTTTGAACTGGAGAATCTCCAAATTCTTCTAGTACACCACAAATTCCAAattccaaattccaaattcaaatcttagaaataaaaatcaaatcaaatctctCTTTCAACTCCTTCGAACAAACAGTCAATGTTTTGAACCTAAAAGCTTAGAAATACTtcttaaaagcttggtcaaacactaattgctactcaaaaatacttttaaaattaattagtcaaacataaACTGTTTCCAAGCAAAAGTTCTATggaaaacacttttgagaaaaacacttttcaaaataaactcagttaagaagcttggccaaatatcTATTACTCATTTTGCTATTGGATAGTGTGTGAAGCAATGCCACTCTAATCCGTTAAACTAGGGACTATCTTTGTTACACCaaatattttcgtacatgaaagtacgccataaataaattgatgaaagctcggaaatgagatgttacatcccgcatttttgtacgttaaaatttcgttgtaagttaatcgacgtgaaTTCAGGAATgaggttattttgaaattataagcattatgctatttcaaataagtaatgagtaaattcgtaaagttgagagggtaagcaaatcgaagaaaataaatttcgtcgaagtttgacattttgggataaaatacggcccaagctataataccccgtagtTATGGACtaatgtcatacaaggtaccacaagACCATGATAATAAGGTGCATAAGATATTtaaaaagtaagtagtattttaagtaaatagaaataattttaattgtgggtaattggttaatttttTGATAATGgaatattatttaattaattaataattagtagTGGATTAATTGAagtctttggataaagactaaaGCAAAAACATGGCAGCCCCTTTGAAATACATTAAGTGACTCATAACTTGGCATGAAAGGTGGCCATTTAAGTGTCATACACATGACATTTCCGTAAGCATATTTAAAGTTTGGCCTTGAGATAATCAAAGGGATCATATAGctttcttccaaaattccaagTTAATCTCAAATCCAGCAAGAACAATTCCCATGATTATGTTGGCTTTAGCGGACATTACTCTCGAAACAAAACAATTTCAATGAGATTTCTTAGCACcgtagcaacgtgagattttgcgattctaaaggagtacggtgcaaccttttccaagaatatcacacggattttttcctactccaggtatattaagtctatcccttctttcttttgacatggtccaaatgatacaaataaaacgagcgaaatacacaacttccataaataactctattcatagaaatattaggggtgtctatattcttgattccccatgtgaattattattatatcttctgttcatgggtctcagaaaaatacgtatttgataaagttcatccgacatgcatattatttttatgacattccgagaaatcttattaacgtatttcttatgcatttcatgcatttatatatatatatatatatatatatatatatatatatatatatatatatatatatatatatatatatatatatatatatatatatatatatatatatatatatatatatatatatatatatatatatatatatatatatatatatatatatatatatatatatatatatatatatatatatatatatttgtccacagtggccgaaatgatatgatggaatgccctgagaggcttgatgatgttatgaacgcatatacctatgcatggtatgacatttatacgcatatgcatgacattataaaaaataaaatgattcacagagctatgcagacgtacatgtcgagtcttttactccatgtttctctcatgtctattatttactgattttcattccttacatactcggtacattatttgtactgacgtcccttttgcccggggacaatatcgccgctaagtggattaggaaaatcacttcaaatgttccacaaTGCAGcatgagccctagtgattacgtaagaggtttcaagttatcagtggtatattgtagatcaatattgagatgaatcaacaatggatggacacaagtcacaaagtatgaggtgagattaggccgccattcttaagatgaacaagtaaTGATGAAGCATTAAAgaactgagatttatacctataggataagtaacgaaagtaacttggagttcggtagcaggcctcagtaatgataaatcgaagtaagagttatggtatagtatgacctacctagatgcagtaaagtcatacagatagataaccgggtctatgaaataagatataacaatattcataAGTTCAATAAGGTATCGAGTGAAGAACTTTATTGtacttatagatgcccagagggatatcttattaagctctgtatatgttcacaaaatgaggcctagggattggctaaaagctggagaaaaaaggagagaagagtcgcatatgCGCACTTATAAAGTCAGAATCGCACAGGCTACATGATAAAagatagcaacagttacaagattgggaTGACTCCGACCACGAGTCGTGGGGTGAGAAAGAAgccaaaaggggggaatgccttggcatttaggattcattcacagaacaattgcctagatggcaagaggagtactaaagtattcgcaagagctatgggttatgagaatgataagtgcatcagtcaacattcgaggacgaatgttccaaaggggggaatgatgttacaccccatattttcatacgtgaaagtacgctATAAATAAATTGACGAAAGCTCGGAaataagatgttacatcccgtatttttatacgttaaaatttcgtcgtaagttaatcgacgtgaattcgggaatgaggttattttgaaattataagcattatgctatttcaaacaagtgatgagtaaattcttgaagttgagagggtaagcaaatcaaagaaaatgaatttcatcgaagtttgatattttgggataaaatacggcccaagctataataccccgtagttatggactaatgccatacaaagtaccacatgaccatgatagtaaggtgtataaggtatgtgaaaagtgagtagtattttaagtaagtgaaaataatttttaattgtggataattaattaattaattattagataatgaaatattacctaattaattaataattagtggtaGATTAATTGAagtctttggataaagactaaaGCAAAAATGTAGCAGCCCCTTTGAAATACATTAAATGACTCATAACTTGGCATGAAATGTGGCCAATTAAGTGTCATACACATGACACTACCGTAAGCATATTTAAAGTTTGGCCTTGAGATAATCAAAGGGATCATATATctttcttccaaaattccaagTTAATCTCAAATCCAGCAAGAACAATTCCCATAATTATGTTGGCTTCAGCGGACATTACTCTCGAAACAAAATAATttcaacgagatttcttagcaccgtagcaacgtgagattttgcgattctaaaggagtacggtgcaaccttttccaagaatattatacgaatttttccctacttcaggtatgttaagtctatcccttctttcttttggcatggtccaaatgatacaaatgaaacgagcaaaatacacaacttccataaatgactctattcatagaaatattaggggtgtctatattcttgattccccatatatCTCATtgttctatcgtctgttcatgggtctcagaaaaatacgtatttgataaagtttatccgaaaggcatattgatttttatggtattccaagaaaatcttattaacgtatttcttatgcatttatacatgtacattgacccatgatcagatgacgttatatacacgtatatatgtatattatatttaaatgGGATATGGGagaaaggttacggcgttatatacgattacgacgttatatacgcaccaccacctgatcagttggtatacgttgatgaattTCCCACAGTGgacgaaatgatatgatgggatgccctcaaaggcttgataatgttatgaacacctatacctatgcatgtaATGAcctttatacgcatatgcatgaagttataaaaatgaaatgattcacagagctatgcagacgtacatgtcgagtcttttactccatgtttctctcatgtctattatttactgatttttattccttacatactcggtacattatttgtactgacgtcccttttgcttggggacgctacgtttcatgcccgcaggtctcgatagacaggtcgagagtcctccaagtaggcgatcagctcagcgaaagatatttgtgcactctatttgctccggagttgcttgtttggtcagtatgatttagatatgtattgtttgggatggcggggctctgtcccgacctttatgataattatgtattcttagaggcttgtagatagatgtcatgtacgtaaaagattgtatggccttgtcggcctatgttcagtgtacgagtggttattttggtcttagaggcccatatgccttatgtataagttggcattacatgttgtattccacctatctcacggcagcctctccggctcagttatctctAATGGTATGaaacgaaaagatacgttatgttggtactcggttgagtaaggtaccgggtgcccgtcgcggctcatcggtttggatcgtgacaatcttcttctttttcattagaTAATCGGTATTCGAAATTTACTGGTCTAACTAATTTGAATTTGCGTCAATAAAGGGTATTCAAATTAATCTATTTAACAAGTCTTTTGCGACCTATAGATTGAGATGTTTTTTGTCACCATAAAATGAAACATATAAAGTAGACTCTCATCATCCAGAAAAGAAAACTTTGTAGCACTGAATTGGACTCTTCAAAAAAGTGAGTCTACCTATTACTTCGGAAGCCATGTTTAGCCCATAAGAAACCAACTGGAAGCAATTTTATTTTGGCCCATACTCTAGGCCCATAGAAACATTGGCTGTTTCTTGTCATTTTTATtgggggatttgcatctatacccagttTTTGGGTCATATTTTAACTTATAATCGCTTTGCAAAAacaattgcaagcgtacccacttttcggGTAACTTCAGACATACGAGCATGAAGTAGCAAACatttatgtctgaagtttgaacttcagaataTTTTGCTTGAAGTGTAACCTTATCAAAGTAAATCttcagatatttttgcctgaagtttggcatgacttgcaaaggcaatcacgcaaactttAGTTCATAGTGCAATGGCAAACTTCAGTTCAATAAAACTACAACATgttttggctgaagtttttgttttgtaattcctgaacttcagcattctaggagctgaagttttgttttgtaattgctgaacttcagcatccTAGGAGCTGaaattttatatttgttgaatttcagcattctaggagctgaagttttttttatatttgcTAAACTTCAGCAGTCTTAGAGCTGAAGTTGTGTTCTGCCTTTCTTTGAAGTTAGATGGCTTTAAAATATAACTTAAGCCAAATTGTGCTGAAATTTTAACTGATTTTTTAAATAATGTTCTGAAGTTATTTttcctatattttatttttcagttctGCAGCCCTTTTCTGTCGTTTTTCCTGCAAATGATATCATAAAGCAAGGGGTAAGCTAATTCCAAGAGATCACGAGAGCAACTATTGTGTATAATAAATTTAACATGCATGTGCCATTCTTGTGGTAGGTAACTTGGAAGAGAGGACATGTAGTAGTCAGTTGCTGTTGTATATTTAAGAAGGATGGATCAGGGAAAGACACAAATCACACCTACTTTAACCAACTTGTGGAGTTTTATTTACTCGTCCTTCAACATAGAATATGGTAGTTGATAAGATTTAATAAAAACTTTACAGATCTAATCAATAATACTTATACAAAGTCTCATGcgtttgagagagaaaagaagaagagaaaaagaagaggagGACGAAAGGAGCGCATGGGTCAGGAGGAAGAAGATGAGGCGTCTGAAGTTGTCAAAATTAGGGTATaggttaaatttttttaaaaatataggtataggttaaatggggacgATCAAATAAGGagcccgtgcaatttttacatttttattttctttcctctttcttAAATTATTAAACACATTCAAGCTGGCAGTTCAAAAAGGGTTTGAAAGGACTTTGAGCTGTCACATAATAAGaaaaatcttgattttattaGGTCTACTAAGTCACTTAACCAAATGAGATTTTGACTTAGTTTTTATGAATAAATAGAACCCTTTGAAACAAATGTTTGGCTCAAAACTGATTTATGAGAAAAAAAGTTTGGGTTATATAGGAGGTTTTGTTGGTTAAGGGGAACAGTGTTAGATAAAAGTTCAAGGGGCATTAGATATGGGTGAACTTGAAACTGGTAGGGGTTTGAATCAAGAACTTGGTCTTGCTAGAGCTGCAGATACTCGTTGGGGTTCGCACTACAAATCTTTTAAGAACTTTATTTCTATGTTTGGCTCAATTATTGATGTTCTTGATACTATCGTTGTTGATGCCTGGACTTTAGAAGAAAGAGCTAAGGCAAAGGGATATCTTAGCACTTATCAAACATTTGAGGTTGCTTTCATGTTGCACCTAATGAGAGATGTTTTGGGGATCACAAATGAGCTTAATATATCCTTACAAAAAAAGGAGCAAGATATTGCAAATGCTATTCTACTTGTTGAAGTGGCAAAGAGACAGTTGCAAAAGCTAAGAGAAGAAGAATGTGATTCACTTATTGATAAGGTATCTGCATTTTGTGTCAAGTATAATATTTTGATACCAAACTTTGATGACCTCTATGTTAACTCTGGAAGATCTCGACGTAAAGTTGCTGATTATATTATTTTACATCACTATCgtgttaatatattttttaagattATTGATTGGCAAGTTCAAAAACTCAATGCTCGTTTTAATAAGGTGACAACGAACTTGCTTGTTGGAGTAGCTTGCTTAAATCCAGTTGACTCATTTCTCAGTTTTGACATAAACAAGATATTGAGGATGGCTGAATTATATCCTGATGATTTTGATGAGAATATAACGGTTACACTCAAGAATCAGCTTGAAACTTATATTGTTGATGTTCGTGATGTTGATGAAAGGTTCTCAAATCTACAAGGACTTGTTGATCTTTATGAAATACTAATTAAGACAAAGAAGCATTTGAATTATCCATTTGTGTTTCGCCTTGTGAAATTTGCTTTGCTTTTACCTGTTGCCACTGCTACCGTTGAAAGAACTTTTTCGGCGATAAAGTTGATCAAGAGTGAATTGCGAAACCGATTGAATGACGAATTCATGAGCGGTTGTTTGGTACCTTatgtagaaagaaaaatatttaacaccattTCTGATGAGACTATTATGAATACGTTTCAGGAAATGAAAACTCGTAGAGGACAGTtgtaataatatattttattaatatagTTTTTTGTTGACCTCTTTATATATTTGCTTCTTCGTATTTTGAACCCGCTAGATAAAAATCCTGGGTTCGTCACTGTCCGTTCTCCATTTCCCTCCTCCATTTTCAGATCTCATACACAACCAAATAAAGCAAATCAAAATCAGTTTTTCGTTTCCATTAATTAAACAACTCCATTGTGAATAAAAACCTCAAAGCTTCCCTCATATGAGAGAAGCTGAGTTGGAAATTTTAGAATTTCAGTCATTCTCATGAAatacaatttattttatttaggtAAAGATTGAATGTTTTGGTGGATTTTAATGATAGAAAAAGAAGCCGGAGAGAAGTTTAGAgggaaattttaaagaaaatttacaACAGCTTCTTTAAAATTTTATCAGAGTTTTGGTGGATTTTTGTAAATACTGAGGAAGAGACAATGGGATGGGAAGACCGGAGGGGGGGGGGTGGGGCTTTCCTGGTAGTTTGGAAAGTCTCTGAGACAAGAGAAGTTTGGACAGCTTTTTTCATttgataaaaaatgaaaaataaggaaaatattattattattattattattattattatgtcacGTGGAATTAAAATATGgatttagaaaaaatatttacaatgtcaCGCGCTCTTTTTTTGTTAAGCACACAAAATTCACGTAGCAAAACAGGTGTGTATCAGATACACTTTGAAAAGGTTGAATGTGTAAGATGATTTTGATGTTCAGAAAATGTATAATAGGGATTTGGTTCATAGTTCAGGGGTAAATTTGTATCTATTCATTTTTTAATTCATCATATCTTTGTATATTCCTTTTCTGACTAAGACAAATATCTTTTCTGCTAAatcttttttcagatttttttaattcaaattgatGCTCTTGAAACACGTATTTTGCACGTTATACATAGttgcgtttggacataagaattgtaaaattttaaaataggaaaaaaaaaatttcaaataaaaatggtatttaaaatttagagttgtgtttggacatgaatataattttgggttgtttttgaagttttgtgagtgacaattttgaaaaataattttttggagttttttaaattttcgaaaattttcaaaatatatcttcaagtgaaaattgaaaattttatgaacaaacgctgatttcgaaaaaagtaaaatttttttaagaaagaaaagaaaaatttcttatgtccaaacgagcTCATAATGTAACTCACATGATGTGTAAcagttattttaatttttgttatctttgttattctctatttttcttttccgGTGACACAATACCTTTCTCAATGCTTCTCTTGCTAGTgcacataaaaatatatattacgaGCAGTGTGATTCTTTAAATTCTAATAAAGTTTCTGCCCATTTGCATATTCCTTCTAACACGTGTTTTGCACGTTATATGTTGGTTCCCcgagtacacgcaagtatacgtggtcgtcaagtaataaagggattcgaaagtcggatgtcgaatcCACTGAGACTTAAATCAATTGtcaactaagcaaactaaaatcaattaattgtccaagataatcaagagtgatgtttttctattaatctactattgcgaaaattaaacaagtaacaactaacTTATAAATAAtgctgtgatgacccgataggtcatcttatatttttaaAACCTAATTTTGTGATCCgaaaccttaaaaatcttatttttatcctcCTCGAGTTGCGTGCGCGATCCAGACGtgtttctggaaagcttttatgttaaaaatgtgaaaaatatgaaatgttGCTTTAAAaactatttgagttgactttggtcaacgttttgagtaaatggaCACGAATTtgtgttttgatggtcccggtaggtccgtatcgtaatttgggacctgaTCGTATGtccaaaatcgaattccgaggtccctaactcgagatatggaattttgatggaaaattaaaattttaaagtttaatgattttaagaatttactgatgtttggttttgttgataccggatccgtattttggtttcggagcccgatacaggtccactataatatttatgacttgtctatcgAATTTagtgagaaacgaagttgatttgacgtgattcggacgttcggttgtgaaaatagaagttttaaagttttcttgaaaatttcatttgatttggtgtccgattcgtagttctaggtattattttggcgatttgatcgcgcgagcaagttcgtatgacatttttgaacttgtgtgaacttttggtttagagccccgagggatagggtgagtttcggatatgctacgagatgatttgaacttagaaagttgCTGGTTTTCACTCCTGCTAGTTTCTGGTGTTTCCTTCTTCGCGGTCGCGAATAtactcccgcgatcgcgaagggtaaaatgggCTGGGGGAGGTATTGTTGTACGCGAATGCGAAAGCTTGGTCAtgaacgcggagcattgggggcccctgctctacgcgaacgcaaccaGCCACACGCGAATGCGTAGCATTAGATAGCCGGGGCATGGGAGTTGAcgtaactctacgcgaacgtgagccCAGTCTCGCGAACACGGAGGTGAGGTGGGCtagaccttcgcgaacacgtagaGTTACTCGCGTTCGCGTAACCCAGTTGGGCcgtgctcttcgcgaacgtgtcAGGTTtcacgcgaacgtgatgaacaccTGACGCCAGTGACTTAAAACAGTCCCAATTACGGAATTTTgccattctttcaaaaatttcaaaactagaagACCTAGAGGCAATTTTCCTAAAAGATTTTCTTCCccaattgttggtaagtgattctaacctactttctttcaattatccattatatttcatgagttttcaacctaaaatctatgATTTccatggtggaaattgggagtttgggtagaattagggatttttgcataattggaatttagacctcgaattgaggtcggatttcgaaataaattatataatcgggctcggaggtgaatgggtgaatagattttggtccggacctcggattttgaccaagcgggcccgaagtcgatttttgactttttgggagaaAGTTTGGGTAAGCTAAATTTATGCATTATAATTGAttttttagcaatatttgatattattgggttgtttgtggatagatacgagtggtttggaggtgaattatagaggaaaagcggtaattgagcattgagtggcctttggagcgaggtaagtgttgtgtctaacctttacttgagggaatatgacttgtttgtctatttgctacatgtttaaataatggaaaaaaaaacgtatatgtgaggtgacgagtatttatgcgTTGTAGtcaggttaaagcatgcgggtggggcttggtttcttgcaattatagcttcctttgttcatgctatccatgtttagactagtactgttaaattgatcgttcttatcatgtttacggatcttctggtgataa
It encodes the following:
- the LOC107789966 gene encoding uncharacterized protein LOC107789966 produces the protein MGELETGRGLNQELGLARAADTRWGSHYKSFKNFISMFGSIIDVLDTIVVDAWTLEERAKAKGYLSTYQTFEVAFMLHLMRDVLGITNELNISLQKKEQDIANAILLVEVAKRQLQKLREEECDSLIDKVSAFCVKYNILIPNFDDLYVNSGRSRRKVADYIILHHYRVNIFFKIIDWQVQKLNARFNKVTTNLLVGVACLNPVDSFLSFDINKILRMAELYPDDFDENITVTLKNQLETYIVDVRDVDERFSNLQGLVDLYEILIKTKKHLNYPFVFRLVKFALLLPVATATVERTFSAIKLIKSELRNRLNDEFMSGCLVPYVERKIFNTISDETIMNTFQEMKTRRGQL